DNA from Sphingomonas sp. SUN039:
GGCGGCACTGCCTATACCTTCGAGCAGCGCACCGAGTGGCAGAAGGCCTGGGCGCGCTTTCGCACCGGCAACAGTCCGATCGATTATGTCCGGCCGAGTGGTACCGGATCCGACCCCTTGCTGCTGAATTACGGCCAGACCCAGCGGCCGGGGCGGAACTGGTGGCGGATGATTCTCGACCAGTACGGCGCGGCGGATGTGCTGATCCCGACCGTCCGTTTGCAGTACAGCTATCCCGGCGGTCCGGTAACCGGCTTCTTCACCGCGCGGCACGGCCCGGGCAATAATGTCGTCCAGAGCTTTGCCCTGCGCGTCGACAGCAGCGACAAGATACCGGCAATGCTCGATGAGGGCGTCAAGCGGATGGACGGCATTTATGCCGATGCGCTGGCGATGGGCATATTGCGTCCCGACCCATCGCTGATCGAAACGCCGGTGATCGATCCGTCGCTGATCGAGAACGCGACCGAAGCCGTGTCCGAGGAGACGGTTGCCGACAACACCACCCAGGCTGTGCCCGAGCCGGCTACGACGGTCGCGACGATCAGCGTCCAGTTCGAGACGCCCGATGTCGGGTCGGTCAGCGGCACCGAATCGGCGGTGCGCGGGGTGCCGGGGGTCAGGTCGGCGACGACGACCAGCCTTGCGCTCGGTGGCACATCGGTAATGAGCGTGTCGTTTGCGGGCGATGCGGCGACGCTGAAACTGGCACTGGAGGCACGCGGATTCCGCGTCAGCGAAGGCGGCGGGGCGCTGCGTATCCGCCGGTGAGCAGCCAGCCCGCGCTGCCGCTCGACTGGCCGGTGGACGATGGCGACAGCGAATTCATCGTAACCGAATCGAACCGGGTTGCGGTCGCCCACCTCGAACGGCCCGGCACATGGCCGGTCTTTGCAACCTTGCTGACCGGCCCGCGCAAATCGGGCCGCAGCCTGCTCGGACGGGTATTCGGGCGGCGCAGCGGGGGCAGGGTGATCGACGATGCCGACCGCACCGACGAACGCACGCTGTTTTCGGCGTGGAACGAAGCGCAGGCGACGCGCAAACCCTTGTTACTCGTTGCCGAACTGCCGCCCCCGGACTGGAAGATCGTGCTGCCCGATCTGGCATCACGCCTGTCCGCCACGCCGACCGTGACCCTCGGCCCGCCCGACGACGACCTGATCGGACGGTTGCTGGCCAAGCAACTGGAGCGCCGCGGCCTCGAACTCACCCTCGAAGTGCGCGCTTACCTCATTCCCCGTGCCCCGCGCAGTCATCACGGCGTCATCGCGCTCGCCGATGCGCTCGACACCGCGTCGCTGGCGCGGCGGCGCGCGGTGACGATTCCGCTCGCGCGCGAGGTTCTCGGGCCAATCGACGCCTCGTCCGAAGCGGGCTAGGGACGGGATATGTCGGAGAGTGAAAGTCGATATTTCAACCGCGAGCTGAGCTGGCTGGCGTTCAACCGCCGCGTGCTCGAGGAATCGACGAACCGCGCACACCCTCTGCTCGAACGGCTCCGATTCTTGTCGATTTCGGGCAACAACCTCGATGAATTTTTCATGGTCCGCGTCGCGGGACTGAAAGGACAGCAGCTGCAGGGCGTCGACGAGATGTCGGTCGACGGCATGACCGTCGCTCAACAACTGGCCGCGCTGGCCGCCGATGCCGACCTGCTCACGGATACGCAGCAGGATATCTGGCTCGACATCGCCATGGAACTGGCGGGTGCGGGCATATATGTGGTCGAGC
Protein-coding regions in this window:
- a CDS encoding heavy-metal-associated domain-containing protein, which produces MKFRIAPFLAIVGASLLAAAVIAQIEGGDRGVAPIDSSGSFEVSGIAIDVRAKTAEAARLGGWRIAQRKGWQMLWAKMHGGSGGAPALGDSALDGIVAGIVVESEQIGPNRYVATLGVLFDRARAGAILGVTGEVSRSAPMLVVPVMWSGGTAYTFEQRTEWQKAWARFRTGNSPIDYVRPSGTGSDPLLLNYGQTQRPGRNWWRMILDQYGAADVLIPTVRLQYSYPGGPVTGFFTARHGPGNNVVQSFALRVDSSDKIPAMLDEGVKRMDGIYADALAMGILRPDPSLIETPVIDPSLIENATEAVSEETVADNTTQAVPEPATTVATISVQFETPDVGSVSGTESAVRGVPGVRSATTTSLALGGTSVMSVSFAGDAATLKLALEARGFRVSEGGGALRIRR
- a CDS encoding HdaA/DnaA family protein, with product MSSQPALPLDWPVDDGDSEFIVTESNRVAVAHLERPGTWPVFATLLTGPRKSGRSLLGRVFGRRSGGRVIDDADRTDERTLFSAWNEAQATRKPLLLVAELPPPDWKIVLPDLASRLSATPTVTLGPPDDDLIGRLLAKQLERRGLELTLEVRAYLIPRAPRSHHGVIALADALDTASLARRRAVTIPLAREVLGPIDASSEAG